One window from the genome of Ciconia boyciana chromosome 8, ASM3463844v1, whole genome shotgun sequence encodes:
- the ADAM8 gene encoding disintegrin and metalloproteinase domain-containing protein 8 isoform X2, whose translation MLSTLWALGVGGAWNIPGARQGVVFPAGATARLEEKLVHVKKYETVMPHKVPAPQGKKDLFAPLSIYPDHVLYRVRAEGRNYLLWLEKNKELLGQHYTETHYLADGTEITEKPDVQDHCFYQGHVQGYANSAASISTCSGLSGFFRVNETTFLLEPLEENTAGQHAVYRAAHLREKRGTCQESGASLEYDHEPKIPAAMKFYRWKSAPLHKGPRYVELVLVVDNEEFRKHKDLRTVQNRMKEIVNHVDKLYQPLHLRVALIGLEVWSHKDKIVVSPNPEVTLDNFLHWREAELLQRKPHDNAQLITGIDFHGTTVGLAKKLVMCTRDSGGINQDHSMNPIGAASTMAHEMGHNLGMSHDEDVAGCHCPVPKADGGCVMAASVGLVYPKLFSHCSEQDMWQFLGDPRTSCLLNVPRADELYGGPVCGNQFVERGEQCDCGTPESLPVLQECSDRCCNATTCQLREGAECARGDCCQDCKVKAASELCRASKNDCDLPEHCTGLSAECPEDVFQENGISCQNGNGYCYNGACPSHTEQCRMLWGTEAQVAPDVCFKHNSEQHLHLHCLTEYGKQPCSPKDVKCGTLMCLSDNTSPILGGGSYSLFFGHFRCKAVIASNDANEVVAKLRLVPTGAKCGEEMVCYAGRCQNLLVYGNKNCSAKCNNHGVCNHKRECHCEPGWAAPYCEQKISGMAAGSSSMVLVAVLATVALSGILLGSGVVLLRGRRMRHFQKGRTSRGPAAGLANPLFQEGGRMRSPHRQLSCHDIGHPNLLSSTVALQDAQPLGPCCLTPQPPAPVPQVTSPASPGWPLQAKPKPPSKPLPALKSKAPCCGNGPSGLALPCPPPTPPSVFQRGIPSKVAPKATPARR comes from the exons ATGCTGAGCACCCTGTGGgcactgggggtggggggggcctGGAACATCCCTGGAGCACGTCAGGGAGTTGTGTTCCCAGCAG GAGCCACTGCCAGGCTGGAGGAAAAGCTCGTCCATGTCAAGAAGTACGAGACAGTGATGCCACACAAGGTACCAGCGCCTCAGGGAAAGAAGGACCTCTTTGCGCCACTG AGCATCTACCCAGACCACGTCCTCTACCGCGTGCGTGCCGAAGGCAGGAACTACCTCCTGTGGCTGGAGAAGAACAA ggagctgctggggcagcactACACTGAGACGCACTACTTGGCTGATGGCACAGAGATCACGGAGAAGCCGGACGTTCAG GATCACTGCTTTTATCAGGGCCACGTGCAAGGATACGCCAACTCAGCAGCGAGCATCAGCACCTGCAGTGGGCTCAG TGGGTTTTTCCGAGTGAACGAGACCACCTTCCTGCTGGAGCCCCTGGAGGAGAATACGGCTGGCCAGCACGCAGTGTACAGAGCAGCTCACCTGCGGGAGAAGCGCGGCACGTGCCAAGAGTCTGGTGCCAGCCTGGAATATGACCACGAACCGAAAATTCCTGCAGCCATGAAGTTCTACCGCTGG aAATCAGCTCCGTTACACAAAGGTCCCCGATACGTGGAGCTGGTCCTGGTCGTGGACAATGAGGAG TTCAGGAAACACAAGGACTTGCGCACAGTTCAGAACCGCATGAAGGAAATCGTGAACCATGTTGACAAG CTTTATCAGCCTCTTCACCTGCGGGTGGCCTTGATCGGCTTGGAGGTGTGGAGCCACAAGGACAAAATTGTGGTCAGTCCCAACCCGGAGGTGACGCTGGACAACTTCCTCCACTGGcgggaggcagagctgctgcagaggaagccaCATGACAATGCCCAGCTGATCAC GGGCATAGACTTCCATGGCACAACCGTAGGGCTTGCCAAGAAGCTTGTGATGTGCACCAGGGACTCAGGCGGTATCAACCAG GACCACAGCATGAATCCTATTGGCGCTGCATCCACCATGGCTCACGAGATGGGGCACAACCTGGGGATGTCTCATGATGAAGATGTTGCTGGCTGCCACTGTCCTGTCCCCAAAGCTGATGGAGGATGTGTCATGGCAGCGAGTGTTGG CTTGGTTTACCCCAAGCTCTTCAGCCACTGCAGTGAGCAGGACATGTGGCAGTTCCTCGGGGACCCCAGAACCAGCTGCCTGCTGAACGTCCCCAGGGCAGATGAGCTGTACGGGGGGCCGGTCTGCGGGAACCAGTTTGTGGAGCGGGGAGAGCAGTGTGACTGCGGCACGCCGGAG TCCCTCCCTGTCTTGCAGGAGTGCTCTGACCGCTGCTGCAATGCCACCACTTGCCAGCTGAGAGAGGGAGCTGAGTGTGCCCGGGGGGACTGCTGCCAGGACTGCAAG GTGAAGGCTGCCAGTGAGCTCTGCCGGGCCAGCAAGAACGACTGTGACCTGCCTGAGCACTGCACTGGCCTCAGCGCCGAGTGCCCAGAGGACGTCTTCCAGGAGAATGGCATCTCCTGCCAGAATGGCAATGGCTACTGCTACAACGGGGCCTGCCCTTCGCACACTGAGCAGTGCCGCATGCTCTGGGGCACAG AGGCCCAGGTAGCTCCTGATGTCTGCTTTAAGCACAACAGCGAGCAACACCTTCACCTCCACTGCCTCACCGAGTATggaaagcagccctgcagccccaa ggATGTGAAGTGTGGCACGCTGATGTGCCTGAGCGACAATACCAGCCCCATCCTCGGTGGCGGCTCCTATTCACTTTTCTTTGGCCACTTCAGGTGCAAGGCAGTCATTGCCAGCAATGATGCCAACGAGGTGGTGGCCAAGCTCAGGCTAGTGCCCACCGGTGCCAAGTGCGGAGAGGAGATG gTCTGCTACGCCGGGCGCTGCCAGAACCTCCTGGTCTACGGCAACAAGAACTGCTCAGCCAAGTGTAACAACCACGGG GTGTGCAACCACAAGCGGGAGTGTCACTGTgagccaggctgggcagcacccTACTGTGAGCAGAAGATTTCAGGGATGGCGGCAG ggagcagcagcatggtCTTGGTGGCTGTGCTGGCAACAGTGGCACTCTCTGGCATCCTGCTCGGCAGTGGCGTTGTGCTCCTCAGAGGCAGGCGGATGAGACACTTCCAGAAAGG GAGGACCTCCAGGGGGCCTGCTGCCGGCCTTGCCAACCCGCTCTTCCAGGAGGGCGGACGGATGCGATCCCCCCACCGCCAGCTGTCCTGCCACGACATCGGCCACCCCAACCTGCTCAGCAGCACGGTGGCCCTGCAGGATGCCCAGCCCCTTGGGCCCTGCTGCCTGACCCCACAG CCACCAGCGCCAGTCCCCCAGGTGAcatctccagcctctccaggaTGGCCCCTGCAG gcGAAGCCAAAGCCACCCAGCAAGCCTCTCCCAGCACTGAAGAGCAAGGCACCGTGCTGTGGCAATGGGCCGTCAGGACTGGCCCTCCCTTGCCCCCCGCCGACACCTCCCTCAGTCTTTCAGCGGGGCATCCCCTCAAAGGTGGCCCCAAAGGCAACCCCAGCCAGGAGGTGA
- the ADAM8 gene encoding disintegrin and metalloproteinase domain-containing protein 8 isoform X1: protein MLSTLWALGVGGAWNIPGARQGVVFPAGATARLEEKLVHVKKYETVMPHKVPAPQGKKDLFAPLSIYPDHVLYRVRAEGRNYLLWLEKNKELLGQHYTETHYLADGTEITEKPDVQQDHCFYQGHVQGYANSAASISTCSGLSGFFRVNETTFLLEPLEENTAGQHAVYRAAHLREKRGTCQESGASLEYDHEPKIPAAMKFYRWKSAPLHKGPRYVELVLVVDNEEFRKHKDLRTVQNRMKEIVNHVDKLYQPLHLRVALIGLEVWSHKDKIVVSPNPEVTLDNFLHWREAELLQRKPHDNAQLITGIDFHGTTVGLAKKLVMCTRDSGGINQDHSMNPIGAASTMAHEMGHNLGMSHDEDVAGCHCPVPKADGGCVMAASVGLVYPKLFSHCSEQDMWQFLGDPRTSCLLNVPRADELYGGPVCGNQFVERGEQCDCGTPESLPVLQECSDRCCNATTCQLREGAECARGDCCQDCKVKAASELCRASKNDCDLPEHCTGLSAECPEDVFQENGISCQNGNGYCYNGACPSHTEQCRMLWGTEAQVAPDVCFKHNSEQHLHLHCLTEYGKQPCSPKDVKCGTLMCLSDNTSPILGGGSYSLFFGHFRCKAVIASNDANEVVAKLRLVPTGAKCGEEMVCYAGRCQNLLVYGNKNCSAKCNNHGVCNHKRECHCEPGWAAPYCEQKISGMAAGSSSMVLVAVLATVALSGILLGSGVVLLRGRRMRHFQKGRTSRGPAAGLANPLFQEGGRMRSPHRQLSCHDIGHPNLLSSTVALQDAQPLGPCCLTPQPPAPVPQVTSPASPGWPLQAKPKPPSKPLPALKSKAPCCGNGPSGLALPCPPPTPPSVFQRGIPSKVAPKATPARR, encoded by the exons ATGCTGAGCACCCTGTGGgcactgggggtggggggggcctGGAACATCCCTGGAGCACGTCAGGGAGTTGTGTTCCCAGCAG GAGCCACTGCCAGGCTGGAGGAAAAGCTCGTCCATGTCAAGAAGTACGAGACAGTGATGCCACACAAGGTACCAGCGCCTCAGGGAAAGAAGGACCTCTTTGCGCCACTG AGCATCTACCCAGACCACGTCCTCTACCGCGTGCGTGCCGAAGGCAGGAACTACCTCCTGTGGCTGGAGAAGAACAA ggagctgctggggcagcactACACTGAGACGCACTACTTGGCTGATGGCACAGAGATCACGGAGAAGCCGGACGTTCAG CAGGATCACTGCTTTTATCAGGGCCACGTGCAAGGATACGCCAACTCAGCAGCGAGCATCAGCACCTGCAGTGGGCTCAG TGGGTTTTTCCGAGTGAACGAGACCACCTTCCTGCTGGAGCCCCTGGAGGAGAATACGGCTGGCCAGCACGCAGTGTACAGAGCAGCTCACCTGCGGGAGAAGCGCGGCACGTGCCAAGAGTCTGGTGCCAGCCTGGAATATGACCACGAACCGAAAATTCCTGCAGCCATGAAGTTCTACCGCTGG aAATCAGCTCCGTTACACAAAGGTCCCCGATACGTGGAGCTGGTCCTGGTCGTGGACAATGAGGAG TTCAGGAAACACAAGGACTTGCGCACAGTTCAGAACCGCATGAAGGAAATCGTGAACCATGTTGACAAG CTTTATCAGCCTCTTCACCTGCGGGTGGCCTTGATCGGCTTGGAGGTGTGGAGCCACAAGGACAAAATTGTGGTCAGTCCCAACCCGGAGGTGACGCTGGACAACTTCCTCCACTGGcgggaggcagagctgctgcagaggaagccaCATGACAATGCCCAGCTGATCAC GGGCATAGACTTCCATGGCACAACCGTAGGGCTTGCCAAGAAGCTTGTGATGTGCACCAGGGACTCAGGCGGTATCAACCAG GACCACAGCATGAATCCTATTGGCGCTGCATCCACCATGGCTCACGAGATGGGGCACAACCTGGGGATGTCTCATGATGAAGATGTTGCTGGCTGCCACTGTCCTGTCCCCAAAGCTGATGGAGGATGTGTCATGGCAGCGAGTGTTGG CTTGGTTTACCCCAAGCTCTTCAGCCACTGCAGTGAGCAGGACATGTGGCAGTTCCTCGGGGACCCCAGAACCAGCTGCCTGCTGAACGTCCCCAGGGCAGATGAGCTGTACGGGGGGCCGGTCTGCGGGAACCAGTTTGTGGAGCGGGGAGAGCAGTGTGACTGCGGCACGCCGGAG TCCCTCCCTGTCTTGCAGGAGTGCTCTGACCGCTGCTGCAATGCCACCACTTGCCAGCTGAGAGAGGGAGCTGAGTGTGCCCGGGGGGACTGCTGCCAGGACTGCAAG GTGAAGGCTGCCAGTGAGCTCTGCCGGGCCAGCAAGAACGACTGTGACCTGCCTGAGCACTGCACTGGCCTCAGCGCCGAGTGCCCAGAGGACGTCTTCCAGGAGAATGGCATCTCCTGCCAGAATGGCAATGGCTACTGCTACAACGGGGCCTGCCCTTCGCACACTGAGCAGTGCCGCATGCTCTGGGGCACAG AGGCCCAGGTAGCTCCTGATGTCTGCTTTAAGCACAACAGCGAGCAACACCTTCACCTCCACTGCCTCACCGAGTATggaaagcagccctgcagccccaa ggATGTGAAGTGTGGCACGCTGATGTGCCTGAGCGACAATACCAGCCCCATCCTCGGTGGCGGCTCCTATTCACTTTTCTTTGGCCACTTCAGGTGCAAGGCAGTCATTGCCAGCAATGATGCCAACGAGGTGGTGGCCAAGCTCAGGCTAGTGCCCACCGGTGCCAAGTGCGGAGAGGAGATG gTCTGCTACGCCGGGCGCTGCCAGAACCTCCTGGTCTACGGCAACAAGAACTGCTCAGCCAAGTGTAACAACCACGGG GTGTGCAACCACAAGCGGGAGTGTCACTGTgagccaggctgggcagcacccTACTGTGAGCAGAAGATTTCAGGGATGGCGGCAG ggagcagcagcatggtCTTGGTGGCTGTGCTGGCAACAGTGGCACTCTCTGGCATCCTGCTCGGCAGTGGCGTTGTGCTCCTCAGAGGCAGGCGGATGAGACACTTCCAGAAAGG GAGGACCTCCAGGGGGCCTGCTGCCGGCCTTGCCAACCCGCTCTTCCAGGAGGGCGGACGGATGCGATCCCCCCACCGCCAGCTGTCCTGCCACGACATCGGCCACCCCAACCTGCTCAGCAGCACGGTGGCCCTGCAGGATGCCCAGCCCCTTGGGCCCTGCTGCCTGACCCCACAG CCACCAGCGCCAGTCCCCCAGGTGAcatctccagcctctccaggaTGGCCCCTGCAG gcGAAGCCAAAGCCACCCAGCAAGCCTCTCCCAGCACTGAAGAGCAAGGCACCGTGCTGTGGCAATGGGCCGTCAGGACTGGCCCTCCCTTGCCCCCCGCCGACACCTCCCTCAGTCTTTCAGCGGGGCATCCCCTCAAAGGTGGCCCCAAAGGCAACCCCAGCCAGGAGGTGA
- the ADAM8 gene encoding disintegrin and metalloproteinase domain-containing protein 8 isoform X4: MLSTLWALGVGGAWNIPGARQGVVFPAGATARLEEKLVHVKKYETVMPHKVPAPQGKKDLFAPLSIYPDHVLYRVRAEGRNYLLWLEKNKELLGQHYTETHYLADGTEITEKPDVQQDHCFYQGHVQGYANSAASISTCSGLSGFFRVNETTFLLEPLEENTAGQHAVYRAAHLREKRGTCQESGASLEYDHEPKIPAAMKFYRWKSAPLHKGPRYVELVLVVDNEEFRKHKDLRTVQNRMKEIVNHVDKLYQPLHLRVALIGLEVWSHKDKIVVSPNPEVTLDNFLHWREAELLQRKPHDNAQLITGIDFHGTTVGLAKKLVMCTRDSGGINQDHSMNPIGAASTMAHEMGHNLGMSHDEDVAGCHCPVPKADGGCVMAASVGLVYPKLFSHCSEQDMWQFLGDPRTSCLLNVPRADELYGGPVCGNQFVERGEQCDCGTPEECSDRCCNATTCQLREGAECARGDCCQDCKVKAASELCRASKNDCDLPEHCTGLSAECPEDVFQENGISCQNGNGYCYNGACPSHTEQCRMLWGTEAQVAPDVCFKHNSEQHLHLHCLTEYGKQPCSPKDVKCGTLMCLSDNTSPILGGGSYSLFFGHFRCKAVIASNDANEVVAKLRLVPTGAKCGEEMVCYAGRCQNLLVYGNKNCSAKCNNHGVCNHKRECHCEPGWAAPYCEQKISGMAAGSSSMVLVAVLATVALSGILLGSGVVLLRGRRMRHFQKGRTSRGPAAGLANPLFQEGGRMRSPHRQLSCHDIGHPNLLSSTVALQDAQPLGPCCLTPQPPAPVPQVTSPASPGWPLQAKPKPPSKPLPALKSKAPCCGNGPSGLALPCPPPTPPSVFQRGIPSKVAPKATPARR; the protein is encoded by the exons ATGCTGAGCACCCTGTGGgcactgggggtggggggggcctGGAACATCCCTGGAGCACGTCAGGGAGTTGTGTTCCCAGCAG GAGCCACTGCCAGGCTGGAGGAAAAGCTCGTCCATGTCAAGAAGTACGAGACAGTGATGCCACACAAGGTACCAGCGCCTCAGGGAAAGAAGGACCTCTTTGCGCCACTG AGCATCTACCCAGACCACGTCCTCTACCGCGTGCGTGCCGAAGGCAGGAACTACCTCCTGTGGCTGGAGAAGAACAA ggagctgctggggcagcactACACTGAGACGCACTACTTGGCTGATGGCACAGAGATCACGGAGAAGCCGGACGTTCAG CAGGATCACTGCTTTTATCAGGGCCACGTGCAAGGATACGCCAACTCAGCAGCGAGCATCAGCACCTGCAGTGGGCTCAG TGGGTTTTTCCGAGTGAACGAGACCACCTTCCTGCTGGAGCCCCTGGAGGAGAATACGGCTGGCCAGCACGCAGTGTACAGAGCAGCTCACCTGCGGGAGAAGCGCGGCACGTGCCAAGAGTCTGGTGCCAGCCTGGAATATGACCACGAACCGAAAATTCCTGCAGCCATGAAGTTCTACCGCTGG aAATCAGCTCCGTTACACAAAGGTCCCCGATACGTGGAGCTGGTCCTGGTCGTGGACAATGAGGAG TTCAGGAAACACAAGGACTTGCGCACAGTTCAGAACCGCATGAAGGAAATCGTGAACCATGTTGACAAG CTTTATCAGCCTCTTCACCTGCGGGTGGCCTTGATCGGCTTGGAGGTGTGGAGCCACAAGGACAAAATTGTGGTCAGTCCCAACCCGGAGGTGACGCTGGACAACTTCCTCCACTGGcgggaggcagagctgctgcagaggaagccaCATGACAATGCCCAGCTGATCAC GGGCATAGACTTCCATGGCACAACCGTAGGGCTTGCCAAGAAGCTTGTGATGTGCACCAGGGACTCAGGCGGTATCAACCAG GACCACAGCATGAATCCTATTGGCGCTGCATCCACCATGGCTCACGAGATGGGGCACAACCTGGGGATGTCTCATGATGAAGATGTTGCTGGCTGCCACTGTCCTGTCCCCAAAGCTGATGGAGGATGTGTCATGGCAGCGAGTGTTGG CTTGGTTTACCCCAAGCTCTTCAGCCACTGCAGTGAGCAGGACATGTGGCAGTTCCTCGGGGACCCCAGAACCAGCTGCCTGCTGAACGTCCCCAGGGCAGATGAGCTGTACGGGGGGCCGGTCTGCGGGAACCAGTTTGTGGAGCGGGGAGAGCAGTGTGACTGCGGCACGCCGGAG GAGTGCTCTGACCGCTGCTGCAATGCCACCACTTGCCAGCTGAGAGAGGGAGCTGAGTGTGCCCGGGGGGACTGCTGCCAGGACTGCAAG GTGAAGGCTGCCAGTGAGCTCTGCCGGGCCAGCAAGAACGACTGTGACCTGCCTGAGCACTGCACTGGCCTCAGCGCCGAGTGCCCAGAGGACGTCTTCCAGGAGAATGGCATCTCCTGCCAGAATGGCAATGGCTACTGCTACAACGGGGCCTGCCCTTCGCACACTGAGCAGTGCCGCATGCTCTGGGGCACAG AGGCCCAGGTAGCTCCTGATGTCTGCTTTAAGCACAACAGCGAGCAACACCTTCACCTCCACTGCCTCACCGAGTATggaaagcagccctgcagccccaa ggATGTGAAGTGTGGCACGCTGATGTGCCTGAGCGACAATACCAGCCCCATCCTCGGTGGCGGCTCCTATTCACTTTTCTTTGGCCACTTCAGGTGCAAGGCAGTCATTGCCAGCAATGATGCCAACGAGGTGGTGGCCAAGCTCAGGCTAGTGCCCACCGGTGCCAAGTGCGGAGAGGAGATG gTCTGCTACGCCGGGCGCTGCCAGAACCTCCTGGTCTACGGCAACAAGAACTGCTCAGCCAAGTGTAACAACCACGGG GTGTGCAACCACAAGCGGGAGTGTCACTGTgagccaggctgggcagcacccTACTGTGAGCAGAAGATTTCAGGGATGGCGGCAG ggagcagcagcatggtCTTGGTGGCTGTGCTGGCAACAGTGGCACTCTCTGGCATCCTGCTCGGCAGTGGCGTTGTGCTCCTCAGAGGCAGGCGGATGAGACACTTCCAGAAAGG GAGGACCTCCAGGGGGCCTGCTGCCGGCCTTGCCAACCCGCTCTTCCAGGAGGGCGGACGGATGCGATCCCCCCACCGCCAGCTGTCCTGCCACGACATCGGCCACCCCAACCTGCTCAGCAGCACGGTGGCCCTGCAGGATGCCCAGCCCCTTGGGCCCTGCTGCCTGACCCCACAG CCACCAGCGCCAGTCCCCCAGGTGAcatctccagcctctccaggaTGGCCCCTGCAG gcGAAGCCAAAGCCACCCAGCAAGCCTCTCCCAGCACTGAAGAGCAAGGCACCGTGCTGTGGCAATGGGCCGTCAGGACTGGCCCTCCCTTGCCCCCCGCCGACACCTCCCTCAGTCTTTCAGCGGGGCATCCCCTCAAAGGTGGCCCCAAAGGCAACCCCAGCCAGGAGGTGA
- the ADAM8 gene encoding disintegrin and metalloproteinase domain-containing protein 8 isoform X8 yields MPHKVPAPQGKKDLFAPLSIYPDHVLYRVRAEGRNYLLWLEKNKELLGQHYTETHYLADGTEITEKPDVQQDHCFYQGHVQGYANSAASISTCSGLSGFFRVNETTFLLEPLEENTAGQHAVYRAAHLREKRGTCQESGASLEYDHEPKIPAAMKFYRWKSAPLHKGPRYVELVLVVDNEEFRKHKDLRTVQNRMKEIVNHVDKLYQPLHLRVALIGLEVWSHKDKIVVSPNPEVTLDNFLHWREAELLQRKPHDNAQLITGIDFHGTTVGLAKKLVMCTRDSGGINQDHSMNPIGAASTMAHEMGHNLGMSHDEDVAGCHCPVPKADGGCVMAASVGLVYPKLFSHCSEQDMWQFLGDPRTSCLLNVPRADELYGGPVCGNQFVERGEQCDCGTPESLPVLQECSDRCCNATTCQLREGAECARGDCCQDCKVKAASELCRASKNDCDLPEHCTGLSAECPEDVFQENGISCQNGNGYCYNGACPSHTEQCRMLWGTEAQVAPDVCFKHNSEQHLHLHCLTEYGKQPCSPKDVKCGTLMCLSDNTSPILGGGSYSLFFGHFRCKAVIASNDANEVVAKLRLVPTGAKCGEEMVCYAGRCQNLLVYGNKNCSAKCNNHGVCNHKRECHCEPGWAAPYCEQKISGMAAGSSSMVLVAVLATVALSGILLGSGVVLLRGRRMRHFQKGRTSRGPAAGLANPLFQEGGRMRSPHRQLSCHDIGHPNLLSSTVALQDAQPLGPCCLTPQPPAPVPQVTSPASPGWPLQAKPKPPSKPLPALKSKAPCCGNGPSGLALPCPPPTPPSVFQRGIPSKVAPKATPARR; encoded by the exons ATGCCACACAAGGTACCAGCGCCTCAGGGAAAGAAGGACCTCTTTGCGCCACTG AGCATCTACCCAGACCACGTCCTCTACCGCGTGCGTGCCGAAGGCAGGAACTACCTCCTGTGGCTGGAGAAGAACAA ggagctgctggggcagcactACACTGAGACGCACTACTTGGCTGATGGCACAGAGATCACGGAGAAGCCGGACGTTCAG CAGGATCACTGCTTTTATCAGGGCCACGTGCAAGGATACGCCAACTCAGCAGCGAGCATCAGCACCTGCAGTGGGCTCAG TGGGTTTTTCCGAGTGAACGAGACCACCTTCCTGCTGGAGCCCCTGGAGGAGAATACGGCTGGCCAGCACGCAGTGTACAGAGCAGCTCACCTGCGGGAGAAGCGCGGCACGTGCCAAGAGTCTGGTGCCAGCCTGGAATATGACCACGAACCGAAAATTCCTGCAGCCATGAAGTTCTACCGCTGG aAATCAGCTCCGTTACACAAAGGTCCCCGATACGTGGAGCTGGTCCTGGTCGTGGACAATGAGGAG TTCAGGAAACACAAGGACTTGCGCACAGTTCAGAACCGCATGAAGGAAATCGTGAACCATGTTGACAAG CTTTATCAGCCTCTTCACCTGCGGGTGGCCTTGATCGGCTTGGAGGTGTGGAGCCACAAGGACAAAATTGTGGTCAGTCCCAACCCGGAGGTGACGCTGGACAACTTCCTCCACTGGcgggaggcagagctgctgcagaggaagccaCATGACAATGCCCAGCTGATCAC GGGCATAGACTTCCATGGCACAACCGTAGGGCTTGCCAAGAAGCTTGTGATGTGCACCAGGGACTCAGGCGGTATCAACCAG GACCACAGCATGAATCCTATTGGCGCTGCATCCACCATGGCTCACGAGATGGGGCACAACCTGGGGATGTCTCATGATGAAGATGTTGCTGGCTGCCACTGTCCTGTCCCCAAAGCTGATGGAGGATGTGTCATGGCAGCGAGTGTTGG CTTGGTTTACCCCAAGCTCTTCAGCCACTGCAGTGAGCAGGACATGTGGCAGTTCCTCGGGGACCCCAGAACCAGCTGCCTGCTGAACGTCCCCAGGGCAGATGAGCTGTACGGGGGGCCGGTCTGCGGGAACCAGTTTGTGGAGCGGGGAGAGCAGTGTGACTGCGGCACGCCGGAG TCCCTCCCTGTCTTGCAGGAGTGCTCTGACCGCTGCTGCAATGCCACCACTTGCCAGCTGAGAGAGGGAGCTGAGTGTGCCCGGGGGGACTGCTGCCAGGACTGCAAG GTGAAGGCTGCCAGTGAGCTCTGCCGGGCCAGCAAGAACGACTGTGACCTGCCTGAGCACTGCACTGGCCTCAGCGCCGAGTGCCCAGAGGACGTCTTCCAGGAGAATGGCATCTCCTGCCAGAATGGCAATGGCTACTGCTACAACGGGGCCTGCCCTTCGCACACTGAGCAGTGCCGCATGCTCTGGGGCACAG AGGCCCAGGTAGCTCCTGATGTCTGCTTTAAGCACAACAGCGAGCAACACCTTCACCTCCACTGCCTCACCGAGTATggaaagcagccctgcagccccaa ggATGTGAAGTGTGGCACGCTGATGTGCCTGAGCGACAATACCAGCCCCATCCTCGGTGGCGGCTCCTATTCACTTTTCTTTGGCCACTTCAGGTGCAAGGCAGTCATTGCCAGCAATGATGCCAACGAGGTGGTGGCCAAGCTCAGGCTAGTGCCCACCGGTGCCAAGTGCGGAGAGGAGATG gTCTGCTACGCCGGGCGCTGCCAGAACCTCCTGGTCTACGGCAACAAGAACTGCTCAGCCAAGTGTAACAACCACGGG GTGTGCAACCACAAGCGGGAGTGTCACTGTgagccaggctgggcagcacccTACTGTGAGCAGAAGATTTCAGGGATGGCGGCAG ggagcagcagcatggtCTTGGTGGCTGTGCTGGCAACAGTGGCACTCTCTGGCATCCTGCTCGGCAGTGGCGTTGTGCTCCTCAGAGGCAGGCGGATGAGACACTTCCAGAAAGG GAGGACCTCCAGGGGGCCTGCTGCCGGCCTTGCCAACCCGCTCTTCCAGGAGGGCGGACGGATGCGATCCCCCCACCGCCAGCTGTCCTGCCACGACATCGGCCACCCCAACCTGCTCAGCAGCACGGTGGCCCTGCAGGATGCCCAGCCCCTTGGGCCCTGCTGCCTGACCCCACAG CCACCAGCGCCAGTCCCCCAGGTGAcatctccagcctctccaggaTGGCCCCTGCAG gcGAAGCCAAAGCCACCCAGCAAGCCTCTCCCAGCACTGAAGAGCAAGGCACCGTGCTGTGGCAATGGGCCGTCAGGACTGGCCCTCCCTTGCCCCCCGCCGACACCTCCCTCAGTCTTTCAGCGGGGCATCCCCTCAAAGGTGGCCCCAAAGGCAACCCCAGCCAGGAGGTGA